One window of Pseudacidobacterium ailaaui genomic DNA carries:
- a CDS encoding zinc ribbon domain-containing protein has protein sequence MATHYPIRIEADGSFSSELKLIPRWSVAAAILAFVGMEYLFWVVFPHENHHHPPMGIRLYLAITWGLLASLYMLMVGYVSNDSPRRGMSARIWIVICLVMPGGIGAVLYFLLRQPIISLCPACGTRVQSEYHFCPQCAYQISASCGKCYRSVRITDLYCVHCGHNLSTDQRPARLHAFQDEC, from the coding sequence ATGGCCACTCATTACCCAATCCGCATCGAAGCTGATGGATCCTTTTCGAGCGAGCTGAAGCTCATCCCTCGCTGGTCTGTCGCCGCCGCCATTCTGGCCTTCGTTGGCATGGAGTATCTCTTCTGGGTGGTCTTCCCGCATGAGAATCACCATCATCCCCCCATGGGGATTCGGCTTTATCTTGCCATTACCTGGGGGCTTCTGGCTTCTTTATACATGCTGATGGTGGGGTATGTGAGTAATGACTCACCGCGCCGCGGCATGAGTGCGCGGATCTGGATTGTCATCTGCCTGGTTATGCCTGGAGGAATCGGCGCGGTGCTCTATTTTCTTCTTCGCCAGCCGATCATCTCTCTGTGTCCCGCTTGCGGCACTCGTGTCCAGAGTGAATACCACTTCTGCCCGCAGTGCGCGTATCAGATCTCTGCCTCCTGCGGAAAGTGCTACCGCAGTGTTCGCATTACGGACCTTTATTGTGTCCACTGCGGACACAATCTTTCAACAGACCAGCGGCCGGCACGTCTGCACGCTTTTCAGGATGAGTGTTAG
- a CDS encoding helix-turn-helix domain-containing protein, with amino-acid sequence MKIGTTIRGYRLQKGLSQGDIEKRTGLLRCYLSRVENGHTVPSLDTLSKIANALDLPLSQLFAEDTLAQELNTQKLSDEELRFLTQIRRYSSNLNDSDRKLLLAMVKKFAATAVR; translated from the coding sequence ATGAAAATTGGAACTACGATTCGGGGTTATCGGTTGCAAAAAGGGTTATCGCAGGGTGACATAGAAAAGCGCACCGGCCTGCTGCGCTGCTACCTGTCAAGGGTGGAAAACGGGCATACCGTCCCTTCGCTTGACACGCTTTCCAAAATAGCCAACGCGTTGGATTTACCGCTCTCACAACTTTTCGCCGAAGATACACTCGCCCAGGAGTTGAATACGCAGAAACTGAGCGATGAAGAGCTTCGCTTTCTCACACAGATACGCCGCTATTCCTCTAACCTCAATGACAGTGATCGGAAGCTGCTGCTCGCCATGGTGAAAAAGTTCGCAGCTACGGCTGTCCGCTGA
- a CDS encoding NAD(P)-dependent oxidoreductase, giving the protein MEIAFLGTGQMGSAIAVRLLENGFPLTVWNRTASRLKPLVERGASEAPDPRQAVKNARILFTMFMDDAAVSEVLLNKGVLEAMPEGSVHVSLSTISVQLSQQLTTEHSVRRHSFVAAPVFGRPNVAAEGKLWTVVAGKPDAIEKIRPLLETFSRGITVVGEKPYKAHAMKIGGNFLITAMIASLSEGFVYAESQSIDPAQYAEVVNAALFRSPFYEAYSRVMLHPPEVPGATIALGQKDMRLFRESAAATNTRTPLADHFAEQLHQAAEAGLQNRDWAAGYYQFVRSISHNPQ; this is encoded by the coding sequence ATGGAAATTGCCTTTTTAGGAACAGGACAGATGGGAAGCGCCATCGCGGTGCGCCTCCTGGAAAACGGCTTCCCGCTCACGGTCTGGAACAGAACAGCTTCCCGTCTCAAACCGCTGGTGGAACGCGGCGCATCCGAGGCACCAGATCCTCGGCAGGCAGTAAAAAATGCACGCATCCTTTTCACCATGTTTATGGATGATGCTGCAGTCTCTGAGGTCCTGCTGAACAAAGGTGTGCTGGAGGCTATGCCGGAAGGCTCAGTTCATGTTTCTCTCAGCACGATCAGCGTCCAGCTCTCGCAGCAGCTTACAACAGAACATTCCGTGCGCCGGCATTCTTTTGTTGCAGCCCCGGTTTTTGGCCGACCGAACGTCGCGGCTGAGGGGAAACTGTGGACCGTGGTCGCCGGTAAACCAGACGCGATCGAGAAAATCCGTCCCCTTCTGGAGACATTTAGCCGCGGCATCACCGTGGTCGGAGAAAAGCCTTATAAGGCCCATGCGATGAAGATTGGCGGGAATTTTCTGATTACGGCCATGATTGCTTCCCTTAGCGAGGGTTTTGTCTATGCGGAATCACAAAGCATTGATCCTGCCCAATACGCTGAGGTTGTCAATGCTGCCCTGTTCCGCTCGCCTTTTTATGAGGCTTATTCCAGGGTCATGCTGCACCCACCAGAGGTCCCCGGAGCGACGATTGCACTCGGACAAAAAGACATGCGGCTTTTCCGGGAATCGGCCGCCGCGACCAACACACGCACCCCTCTTGCTGACCATTTCGCTGAACAGCTCCATCAGGCCGCAGAGGCAGGTCTGCAAAATCGGGACTGGGCGGCCGGCTACTATCAGTTTGTCCGCAGCATTTCGCATAATCCCCAATAA
- the purH gene encoding bifunctional phosphoribosylaminoimidazolecarboxamide formyltransferase/IMP cyclohydrolase has protein sequence MSGSRQVRRALLSVTDKTGLVDFARQLAKHGVELVSTGGTAKTLREAGLQVRDISDLTGFPEMLDGRVKTLHPKVHGGILHIRENAEHAAAVKQHGIEPIDMVVVNLYAFEKTASRPGVTFAEMIENIDIGGPSMVRSAAKNFADVAIVTSPSDYASIAEEMEASQGALKYETRWRLAKKAFALTAAYDTAIANTLEQIAPSGPSETPVQSSGPASAPFPEILRIHYPLAMSLRYGENPHQRAALYTDGSATGIAGSHQIQGKELSYNNLVDLDACWELVQEFDQTAVAIIKHTNPCGAATGATVLEAYKKALEADPVSAFGGVIGVNREVDEKAAEEITKLFVEAIAAPGFTEGAKACFATKKNLRLVEVRPAQTLRVLKQVSGGLLLQDADRGHITVGELKTVTERKPTEDELAALIFAWRVCKHVKSNAIVYARNGQTISVGAGQMSRVDAAKFGAMKAVLPLKGCVAASDAFFPFPDGLETVAAAGATAVIQPGGSVRDEEVIAAANKLGVAMVFTGMRHFRH, from the coding sequence TTGAGCGGCAGCAGACAGGTCCGGCGCGCATTATTGAGTGTGACAGACAAAACAGGGCTGGTGGATTTTGCCCGTCAACTGGCTAAACACGGCGTGGAGCTGGTCTCCACCGGGGGCACCGCTAAAACTCTTCGGGAGGCTGGACTTCAGGTCCGAGACATCTCAGACCTGACGGGTTTTCCCGAGATGCTGGACGGCCGCGTCAAGACGCTCCACCCGAAGGTCCACGGAGGTATCCTGCACATCCGTGAGAACGCCGAGCACGCGGCTGCGGTGAAGCAGCACGGCATCGAACCGATTGACATGGTCGTGGTCAACCTCTACGCCTTTGAAAAGACCGCTTCCCGTCCCGGGGTGACCTTTGCCGAAATGATTGAAAATATTGATATCGGTGGCCCATCGATGGTCCGCTCTGCTGCCAAGAATTTTGCAGATGTGGCCATTGTGACCTCTCCGTCGGACTACGCTTCCATTGCTGAGGAGATGGAAGCCAGTCAGGGCGCTCTCAAGTACGAAACCCGCTGGCGTCTGGCAAAGAAGGCCTTTGCCCTGACTGCCGCCTATGACACTGCCATCGCCAACACCTTAGAACAGATTGCCCCGTCTGGACCTTCCGAGACACCGGTCCAGTCTTCCGGACCCGCCTCCGCGCCTTTTCCTGAAATCTTGCGCATACACTACCCACTGGCCATGTCGCTACGCTATGGGGAAAACCCTCATCAGCGGGCTGCCTTATACACAGACGGCAGCGCTACCGGCATCGCTGGCAGCCACCAGATTCAGGGCAAGGAGCTGAGCTACAACAATCTGGTGGATCTGGACGCATGTTGGGAATTGGTCCAGGAATTCGACCAGACCGCCGTGGCCATCATCAAGCATACGAACCCTTGCGGGGCAGCAACGGGTGCAACGGTCCTGGAAGCCTATAAGAAAGCGCTGGAAGCCGATCCGGTGTCTGCGTTCGGGGGCGTCATCGGGGTGAATCGCGAGGTGGACGAGAAAGCGGCAGAGGAGATCACAAAACTGTTTGTCGAAGCCATTGCCGCCCCAGGCTTTACGGAAGGAGCAAAAGCCTGCTTTGCTACGAAGAAAAACCTGCGCCTGGTGGAAGTGAGACCAGCACAGACCCTTCGCGTACTCAAGCAGGTTTCTGGTGGGTTGCTCCTGCAGGATGCTGACCGCGGACACATCACCGTGGGTGAATTGAAGACCGTGACCGAACGCAAGCCAACCGAGGATGAGCTGGCCGCACTCATCTTTGCCTGGCGGGTCTGCAAGCACGTCAAATCCAATGCGATTGTTTACGCACGCAATGGCCAGACAATCAGCGTGGGAGCAGGCCAGATGAGCCGAGTGGACGCGGCGAAGTTCGGGGCCATGAAGGCCGTGCTGCCCCTCAAAGGATGCGTGGCCGCCTCCGATGCCTTCTTTCCATTCCCGGACGGCCTTGAGACCGTGGCCGCGGCGGGTGCCACGGCCGTCATTCAGCCTGGGGGGTCTGTCCGTGATGAAGAGGTCATTGCTGCTGCCAATAAGCTGGGCGTGGCCATGGTCTTCACAGGTATGCGCCACTTCCGGCACTAA
- a CDS encoding YihY/virulence factor BrkB family protein, whose protein sequence is MKKRKKTCIKPFFQQLVQLSGIVYDELWRNRVFTVAAGLAYYFLLSLVPLVIVFTSLLHFLPINNLAYQLLGLVAALVPPESMNLVLSAVSGILAPGHGKVLSFGIVGYLWAATGGFSALIEALEIAYDVEDCRPWWRQRLQAFFLTFTAGAVAILALMAILAGPHFGHLLLLLYPIPERFVVLWPALRWSIIVLTFVGGTELMYYFGPRVRPSFWSTLPGAFLAVAMWFLGSFGLSFYLGNFSNYNKTYGSLGAVIALMLWLYISSLAILIGAEVNAELTKLKQKKQVPLHAKAA, encoded by the coding sequence ATGAAAAAACGCAAAAAAACCTGCATAAAACCCTTCTTCCAACAGCTGGTCCAACTCAGCGGCATTGTCTATGACGAGTTATGGCGCAATCGGGTCTTTACGGTGGCTGCCGGTCTGGCCTATTATTTTTTGCTTTCTCTGGTTCCATTGGTCATTGTTTTTACCTCTCTCCTGCATTTTCTGCCGATCAATAACCTTGCGTATCAATTGCTGGGCCTGGTCGCGGCTCTGGTCCCTCCGGAGTCCATGAATCTGGTGTTGTCTGCTGTAAGCGGTATTCTCGCTCCGGGGCATGGAAAGGTCTTGTCTTTTGGAATCGTGGGGTACTTGTGGGCGGCGACCGGAGGATTTTCTGCCCTGATTGAAGCGCTTGAAATTGCTTACGATGTTGAAGATTGCCGGCCCTGGTGGCGACAGCGTCTCCAGGCCTTTTTCCTTACTTTTACTGCCGGGGCGGTGGCCATTCTGGCCCTGATGGCAATCCTGGCAGGACCGCACTTCGGGCACTTGTTGCTTCTGCTTTATCCCATCCCGGAGCGTTTCGTGGTTTTATGGCCTGCGCTGCGCTGGAGCATCATTGTTTTGACGTTTGTTGGCGGCACCGAGCTGATGTATTACTTTGGGCCGCGCGTCAGACCGAGTTTCTGGTCCACACTGCCTGGCGCCTTTCTGGCTGTCGCTATGTGGTTTTTGGGATCATTTGGTTTGAGCTTCTACCTGGGGAACTTTTCCAACTACAACAAAACTTATGGGTCTCTGGGGGCAGTCATCGCACTGATGTTATGGCTCTATATCAGCAGCCTGGCCATTCTGATAGGCGCAGAAGTCAACGCTGAATTGACCAAGTTAAAACAAAAGAAGCAGGTCCCGTTGCATGCAAAAGCCGCCTGA
- a CDS encoding anti-sigma factor, with translation MEVSNGVPVYKIQVVGRDIPAINYFHRSGKTEIGFAGTPLLPEAKGTAEVESHLGRTSIHAKFKGLKPANAFGVEYLTYVLWAITPEGRPVNLGEVLPDGTEAEMTVTTDLQSFGLIVTAEPYFAVTMPSDAVVLQNQVLPDKTQGIIQPVNAHASLLPRGSYGLITTGTPSRELITRNDQWPLELYEAINAVQIAEAAGAAKYASDTFATAKQELQNAMDMQNHESQRKQEISYARAAVQTAEDARIISLRKKAAEDQAQGRSVPGAQPVSDTNSPHP, from the coding sequence ATGGAAGTGAGCAATGGAGTTCCTGTCTACAAAATTCAGGTGGTTGGAAGAGACATTCCTGCCATCAATTATTTCCATCGCAGCGGGAAGACCGAGATCGGCTTTGCTGGAACTCCGCTTCTGCCGGAGGCGAAAGGAACGGCAGAGGTGGAAAGCCATCTGGGCCGCACTTCGATCCACGCAAAGTTCAAGGGTCTGAAGCCTGCAAATGCCTTTGGTGTTGAGTACCTCACATATGTATTGTGGGCCATCACGCCAGAAGGCCGTCCTGTAAACCTGGGTGAAGTGCTGCCCGACGGCACCGAGGCGGAGATGACCGTCACTACGGACCTGCAGTCTTTTGGCCTTATCGTGACGGCTGAGCCGTATTTCGCCGTTACCATGCCCAGCGACGCAGTCGTTCTGCAAAACCAGGTGCTTCCGGACAAAACGCAGGGCATCATTCAGCCAGTCAATGCCCACGCCTCGCTTTTGCCCCGAGGCTCTTATGGCCTCATTACGACAGGCACGCCTTCGCGGGAGTTGATTACACGCAACGACCAGTGGCCGCTGGAACTTTATGAGGCGATCAATGCTGTACAGATTGCCGAAGCCGCAGGCGCAGCGAAATATGCCAGTGATACGTTCGCTACTGCAAAACAGGAATTACAGAATGCGATGGACATGCAAAACCATGAGAGCCAGCGTAAGCAGGAAATCTCTTATGCCCGGGCCGCTGTGCAGACGGCGGAAGACGCTCGCATCATTTCGCTGAGGAAAAAGGCCGCGGAGGACCAGGCACAGGGCCGGTCCGTGCCCGGGGCCCAGCCCGTATCGGACACAAATTCCCCGCATCCGTAA
- a CDS encoding dienelactone hydrolase family protein has translation MKRFCFCVLLLCSLPLMAATPERVTFPSGSETASGLLYLPSGAGPHPAIIVIHEWWGLNDWIKEQANELAGEGYVALAVDLYRGQVASDPEMAHELSRGLPQDRGIRDLVAAFDFLAKRKDVDPQRIGAVGWCMGGGYAAQFAVAEPNLRAVAINYGPLPTEKAALARIHAMVLGNFGGQDRGIPPSSVEAFVAAMKDLHKEVDAKIYPDAGHAFENPNNSQGYKPEDAKDAQERMKRFFARTLKGNG, from the coding sequence ATGAAGCGTTTTTGTTTCTGTGTCCTGCTGCTCTGCAGCCTTCCTCTCATGGCAGCAACTCCGGAAAGGGTCACTTTTCCCAGCGGCAGTGAAACTGCTTCCGGTCTCTTATACCTACCCTCCGGAGCAGGGCCTCATCCCGCAATCATCGTCATTCATGAGTGGTGGGGCCTGAATGACTGGATAAAAGAACAGGCCAATGAACTGGCCGGAGAAGGATATGTGGCCCTGGCTGTGGATTTATATCGAGGTCAGGTGGCCTCGGATCCGGAAATGGCCCATGAACTTTCTCGCGGCCTGCCCCAGGACCGCGGAATTCGTGATCTGGTGGCTGCCTTCGATTTTTTGGCAAAACGCAAAGATGTGGATCCGCAGCGAATCGGCGCTGTGGGTTGGTGTATGGGTGGGGGCTATGCAGCGCAGTTTGCCGTGGCAGAACCGAATCTGCGGGCAGTTGCCATCAACTATGGCCCGCTTCCCACGGAAAAGGCCGCATTGGCCAGGATTCATGCCATGGTGCTGGGGAACTTCGGCGGCCAGGACCGCGGAATTCCGCCCTCTTCTGTAGAGGCCTTTGTTGCAGCAATGAAAGATCTTCACAAGGAAGTGGACGCAAAGATCTACCCCGATGCCGGCCATGCCTTTGAAAATCCAAACAACAGCCAGGGTTACAAGCCAGAAGACGCCAAAGATGCCCAGGAGCGGATGAAGAGATTTTTTGCTCGGACCCTGAAAGGGAATGGCTGA
- a CDS encoding rhomboid family intramembrane serine protease, translating into MGAWDNNRDAQGERPYSTQAGPEILPPESREEQHSWYDQPPQPEYAPPAQVRRPSRWAYAPATYVLVALNCLVFLIMWVDGGSIVEPTLRSSLFSVFALNGGVVLEYGEWWRLFTATFTHVGWVHLLSNMWCLWNLGLLGEPLLGPFGMLAAYVLTGLGGNLLSTAVHPGLPGAPNGIIGAGASGAVFGLAGVLIVLLKSPLLPLPRMEVLRLRKSVIWFAVLNFVIGAGTWVARTRIQIDNMAHLGGFLSGLAFALPLVPRIGASREDFLRRRRFAVWGMGFFLLLLAFGVYSFYVGR; encoded by the coding sequence ATGGGCGCGTGGGACAACAACAGGGATGCACAGGGGGAACGCCCCTATTCCACGCAGGCCGGACCGGAAATTCTTCCTCCGGAGAGCAGGGAAGAGCAGCACTCCTGGTACGATCAGCCCCCGCAGCCCGAATATGCGCCCCCTGCGCAGGTGCGCCGACCATCGCGGTGGGCGTATGCGCCAGCCACCTACGTTCTAGTGGCCCTCAATTGCCTGGTATTTCTCATCATGTGGGTGGATGGCGGCTCGATCGTGGAGCCGACCCTGCGCAGCTCCTTGTTTTCAGTCTTTGCCCTGAATGGGGGAGTGGTCCTTGAATATGGGGAGTGGTGGCGACTTTTCACCGCCACGTTTACCCATGTTGGGTGGGTCCATCTGCTCAGCAATATGTGGTGCCTGTGGAACCTGGGGCTTCTGGGAGAGCCGCTGCTCGGTCCCTTTGGAATGCTTGCAGCCTATGTCCTGACGGGCCTGGGAGGAAACCTGCTCAGCACCGCCGTCCATCCGGGCCTTCCTGGGGCGCCCAATGGCATTATCGGCGCGGGAGCATCGGGTGCCGTCTTTGGCCTGGCCGGCGTTCTGATTGTTTTGTTGAAATCGCCCCTTCTGCCGCTGCCGAGAATGGAGGTGCTCAGGCTGCGGAAGAGCGTCATCTGGTTTGCCGTGCTGAATTTTGTAATTGGGGCCGGGACCTGGGTTGCTCGTACGCGTATTCAGATAGACAATATGGCCCACCTGGGAGGTTTTTTAAGCGGACTGGCCTTTGCATTACCACTGGTGCCACGAATCGGGGCCTCGCGCGAAGATTTTTTACGGCGCCGCCGTTTTGCGGTGTGGGGAATGGGCTTTTTCCTGCTTTTGCTTGCTTTTGGCGTGTACTCGTTTTATGTAGGCAGATAA
- a CDS encoding RNA polymerase sigma factor → MSTASITLTAQAREESVLIAQGLKRHDAGLLDELIVQYQHRLLRYLLYLTGNRDLAEDLFQETWMRVLMRGDQYNGNARFETWLFTIARNLVIDLRRRRSMVSLEELCDSGEDERPYEVAGNDPNPFDLYQSYENSRIVAELLLTLDPLHREVLVLRFHEELALEEIAQITRAPLSTVKSRLYRGLASLKPRLEAMTAKQEAQ, encoded by the coding sequence ATGAGCACCGCATCGATTACCCTGACTGCCCAGGCGCGCGAAGAAAGCGTGCTGATAGCCCAGGGCCTGAAGCGACATGACGCCGGTCTTCTCGATGAACTGATTGTGCAGTATCAGCATCGGCTGCTTCGGTATCTGCTCTATCTCACGGGAAACCGCGACCTTGCTGAGGACCTGTTTCAGGAAACATGGATGCGCGTCCTGATGCGTGGCGACCAGTATAACGGCAACGCGCGTTTTGAAACATGGCTCTTTACGATCGCCCGGAACCTGGTAATCGACCTGCGACGCAGACGGAGCATGGTCAGCCTGGAAGAACTCTGCGATTCTGGCGAAGATGAGCGTCCTTACGAAGTTGCCGGAAATGATCCAAATCCCTTTGATCTTTATCAGAGCTATGAAAACAGCCGCATCGTAGCAGAATTGCTGTTGACGCTCGACCCTCTTCATCGCGAAGTCCTGGTCCTGCGCTTTCACGAAGAGCTTGCGCTTGAAGAAATTGCCCAGATTACGCGCGCCCCGCTGTCCACCGTGAAATCCAGGCTTTACCGGGGACTGGCCTCTCTGAAACCACGCCTGGAAGCCATGACCGCAAAGCAGGAGGCGCAATGA
- a CDS encoding TonB-dependent receptor: MQSHYFGQLRIVWGGIVLLMISLVAHAQFENGSLVGTLRDATGAPVAGADISVTNTATGIENKTKTNSEGSWEIPSLRVGTYRVMASMPGFSNAIADNIILSVGSRQRIDLVLKPGAAQETVEVSDVALQLETESSQRGQVITQYQSEALPLVSRNYADLLGLITGARANLNGVLTTNASSLVRQGSFNINGQRSMYNNFLLDGMDNNAYGESNQGFDNQIISPPPDSIAQFQVVTNNESAEYGRASAATINVATASGTNQFHATAYEFLRNTDLNAIGYFAPPLGKKPTFNRNQFGFNFGGPILRDRLFFFLDYEGFRQVLKPLTVLSLPTANELKGILSVDIVDPYTGIRYPAGTPLLNLPDISPLAKQIIGYIPNTGSSTVSNNYPTNAPFTDNSDKGDLRLDWQMNPANSFFLRISDRKETGVNKPTLPLPLDGGTNGTQRILDQQIALGWTHQMGVNRLLDARLGLSRTKAGKYSLSIGDNAFTIPGLPTDPIVAGGLPSTSISGGFSSLGRQSTNPQWQNPALLDPKLNYSWVVGKHSLKTGYEYLKIWMAVQDANPLYGSFTYSGGFTKTGTSAAPDNYWADFLFGATSQYSIATYFVAHLRQAMHFAYVQDDWKVLPNLTLNLGVRYEYGSPYWEKDNHLTNFDPTTQSLVYARNGSTYDRTLVDPDLNDWGPRVGFAYAATPTTSIRGGFGVSYVHYNRAGSGNILAINPPQAIFVTVNQKPGQAGYRRMDQGFPNNLATQFNPLTANIAYIPKNTRDSYVESYFLSVQQQLAKNVLLDVAYIGNHGLKLLDFLNYNQKNPANGFTRPLPSWGDITLALNEFYSNYNALQVRYEQRFVAGLTLLNSFTWSHSLDNDSASLESSTPSPQNGNNLGAEYAQSDYNQPVVNTTSLVYDLPFGRGRRFLNEGGVMNAVFGGWQISGINQMQAGFPFNLTYSPSTANQVSPGISATYRGANEYRPNRVPGQKLVVSHLQKTVTASGSQYVQYINTSALQLPATYAADGKTLLSPFGNLGRNPARTPAYFDTDLAFNKKFDLPLESMKLEFRSEFYNIFNKTNYNTPGTGMSGTLGSTPTSGGAITSTFQPRIIQFGLKLTY, from the coding sequence ATGCAATCTCATTACTTTGGCCAGCTTCGCATCGTTTGGGGAGGCATTGTCCTGCTGATGATTTCCCTCGTTGCTCATGCACAGTTTGAAAACGGCAGTCTTGTGGGCACGCTGCGTGATGCAACGGGCGCCCCGGTTGCCGGGGCAGATATCAGCGTAACCAATACCGCCACCGGGATCGAAAATAAGACCAAAACCAATAGCGAAGGCAGCTGGGAGATTCCCTCCCTGCGAGTGGGGACCTATCGCGTGATGGCATCCATGCCTGGTTTTTCCAATGCGATTGCGGACAACATCATCCTTTCAGTGGGAAGCCGTCAGCGGATTGACCTTGTTCTGAAGCCGGGTGCGGCACAGGAAACCGTCGAGGTGAGCGATGTGGCGCTGCAACTGGAAACAGAATCCAGCCAGCGTGGTCAGGTGATCACTCAGTATCAAAGTGAAGCCCTTCCTCTTGTGAGCCGGAATTATGCGGACCTTTTGGGGTTGATTACAGGCGCTCGCGCCAATCTGAATGGTGTGCTTACCACCAATGCCAGCAGTCTGGTGCGTCAGGGGTCCTTCAACATCAATGGCCAGCGCAGTATGTATAACAACTTTTTGCTGGATGGTATGGACAACAATGCTTATGGTGAGAGTAATCAGGGTTTTGATAACCAGATTATCTCCCCGCCACCGGATTCAATTGCACAGTTTCAGGTAGTTACGAACAATGAGAGTGCCGAGTACGGACGCGCCTCGGCCGCCACGATCAATGTGGCCACGGCGAGCGGAACCAATCAGTTTCACGCAACGGCGTATGAGTTTCTTCGGAACACGGACCTGAATGCCATCGGTTATTTTGCTCCGCCTCTGGGAAAAAAACCGACCTTCAATCGCAATCAGTTTGGCTTTAATTTTGGCGGTCCAATTTTGCGCGACCGGCTCTTCTTCTTTCTGGACTATGAAGGATTCAGGCAGGTCCTCAAGCCGTTGACCGTTCTTAGTCTGCCAACGGCAAACGAGCTGAAGGGAATTCTGAGTGTGGACATTGTGGATCCTTATACCGGCATCCGCTATCCGGCCGGAACGCCCTTGCTCAATTTGCCAGACATCTCGCCGCTGGCCAAACAGATTATCGGATACATCCCAAATACAGGCTCCTCGACGGTGTCAAACAACTATCCCACCAATGCTCCGTTTACGGACAATTCTGACAAGGGAGACCTAAGGCTGGACTGGCAGATGAATCCGGCAAACTCTTTCTTTCTGCGTATCAGCGACAGAAAAGAGACGGGAGTCAACAAGCCCACGCTTCCGTTACCTCTGGATGGCGGTACGAATGGAACACAGAGAATCCTTGACCAGCAGATAGCTCTGGGCTGGACGCATCAGATGGGTGTGAACCGTCTGCTGGATGCCCGGCTTGGTCTTTCCCGCACAAAAGCCGGCAAGTACTCCTTGTCCATTGGCGACAATGCGTTCACGATTCCAGGACTGCCAACGGACCCCATCGTGGCGGGCGGACTTCCTTCGACGAGCATTTCCGGCGGATTTTCTTCTCTTGGCCGCCAAAGCACAAACCCTCAGTGGCAGAATCCAGCATTGCTGGACCCGAAGTTGAACTATTCGTGGGTCGTGGGCAAGCACTCCCTCAAGACCGGCTATGAATACCTGAAGATATGGATGGCCGTGCAGGATGCGAATCCCTTATATGGCAGCTTCACGTATTCAGGCGGCTTTACGAAAACAGGCACCAGCGCTGCTCCTGACAATTACTGGGCCGATTTTCTCTTTGGCGCCACCAGCCAGTACTCGATCGCTACCTACTTTGTCGCACATCTGCGGCAGGCCATGCACTTTGCCTATGTGCAGGACGACTGGAAGGTCTTACCGAACCTGACGCTAAATCTTGGCGTGCGGTATGAATATGGTTCACCTTACTGGGAAAAAGACAACCATTTGACGAACTTTGACCCAACCACGCAAAGCCTGGTCTACGCCCGAAATGGCAGCACCTATGACCGCACCCTGGTGGACCCAGACCTGAATGACTGGGGACCGCGCGTTGGTTTTGCTTATGCAGCCACGCCGACAACCTCGATTCGAGGAGGATTTGGCGTCAGCTACGTGCATTACAACCGGGCAGGTTCGGGCAACATTCTGGCCATTAATCCGCCGCAGGCCATTTTTGTAACGGTGAACCAGAAACCTGGGCAAGCCGGCTACCGCCGTATGGACCAGGGATTTCCGAACAATCTGGCGACACAGTTCAATCCATTAACAGCAAACATTGCTTATATCCCCAAAAACACTCGGGACAGCTATGTGGAGAGCTATTTTCTGTCTGTGCAGCAGCAGTTGGCAAAGAATGTTTTGCTGGATGTGGCCTACATCGGGAATCATGGCCTGAAGCTTCTGGACTTTTTGAATTACAACCAGAAAAACCCGGCCAATGGTTTTACCCGTCCACTTCCGTCCTGGGGCGACATCACCCTGGCCCTGAATGAGTTTTACTCGAACTACAACGCACTCCAGGTCCGGTATGAACAGCGTTTTGTTGCAGGGCTTACCCTGCTGAACTCCTTTACCTGGAGCCATTCGCTGGACAATGACAGTGCATCTTTGGAGAGCAGTACTCCCTCTCCTCAGAACGGTAACAATCTGGGGGCAGAATATGCGCAGTCTGACTATAATCAGCCCGTTGTCAATACAACCAGTCTGGTTTATGACCTGCCCTTTGGCCGTGGCCGCCGCTTCCTGAATGAGGGAGGCGTAATGAATGCGGTCTTTGGTGGATGGCAGATCAGCGGCATCAATCAGATGCAGGCCGGATTCCCATTCAACCTGACCTATAGCCCTTCGACTGCAAACCAGGTATCGCCAGGAATCAGCGCAACATATCGCGGTGCGAATGAGTACCGTCCGAATCGCGTGCCGGGACAGAAGCTGGTGGTTTCGCATTTGCAAAAAACGGTGACAGCCAGCGGAAGCCAGTATGTTCAATACATCAACACATCTGCTCTGCAACTGCCAGCCACCTATGCAGCGGACGGAAAGACGTTACTGAGTCCATTTGGCAACCTGGGTAGAAATCCGGCGCGCACGCCGGCGTATTTCGATACAGACTTGGCCTTCAACAAAAAATTCGACCTCCCGCTGGAAAGCATGAAGCTTGAGTTTCGCAGTGAGTTTTATAACATCTTCAACAAAACCAACTACAACACTCCAGGCACCGGAATGAGCGGCACGCTTGGCTCTACGCCGACTTCCGGTGGCGCGATTACCAGCACCTTTCAGCCCCGCATTATTCAATTCGGATTAAAGCTGACTTACTGA